A region of Maridesulfovibrio sp. DNA encodes the following proteins:
- a CDS encoding universal stress protein: MKILIPVDENTYSMYAIRHAARLARNTWPDLALLGIDQKGLLPGIEPNFTDSNPKVRMLHNYCKDLLALLGSNSELYVAGDEQFLMSEQGNRLAGEDHAGRKKLQLHLRNASPVKAILEEAKNNDSDLIIMGCSRSGSAWENDAHAPGKVADRANCPVLIIKDEHPITKIVCCLDHAHVTQESLEMISQLVTFYDAELEIVGILKHSQLKHEVEQQMGEVLDYYLKRNICALVKVVDEKSLESFISSGTQKNLMAVWLSPKSTLQRLFPRDKVATLVNNTLSSLLVLR; encoded by the coding sequence ATGAAAATACTTATTCCTGTAGATGAAAACACTTACAGCATGTACGCCATCCGCCATGCCGCCCGGCTGGCCCGAAATACATGGCCGGATCTGGCCCTGCTGGGCATTGACCAAAAAGGACTGCTGCCGGGAATAGAACCCAATTTTACCGATTCCAATCCCAAAGTGCGTATGCTGCACAACTACTGCAAAGACCTGCTGGCTCTACTCGGTTCAAACTCCGAACTTTACGTTGCAGGGGATGAACAGTTCCTGATGTCAGAGCAAGGCAATCGACTGGCTGGGGAAGATCATGCGGGACGCAAAAAGCTGCAATTGCATCTGCGGAATGCCTCCCCCGTAAAGGCTATACTCGAAGAAGCTAAAAACAATGACAGCGACCTGATCATCATGGGCTGCAGCCGCAGCGGTTCTGCCTGGGAAAATGATGCCCATGCGCCCGGCAAAGTGGCAGACCGGGCAAACTGCCCTGTACTGATAATCAAGGACGAACATCCCATTACAAAAATAGTATGTTGCCTGGACCACGCTCATGTCACACAGGAATCCCTTGAAATGATCAGCCAGTTAGTCACATTTTATGATGCTGAGCTTGAAATTGTCGGCATTCTTAAACACTCCCAGCTCAAGCATGAAGTTGAGCAACAGATGGGCGAAGTTTTGGACTACTACCTTAAACGTAATATTTGCGCTCTGGTGAAAGTGGTTGACGAAAAATCACTTGAATCTTTCATATCTTCTGGAACTCAGAAAAATCTGATGGCTGTATGGCTCAGCCCCAAGTCTACGCTTCAACGTCTCTTTCCCCGAGATAAAGTTGCAACCTTGGTCAACAACACGTTGTCTTCCCTACTTGTCCTGAGATAG
- a CDS encoding TIGR02186 family protein, whose product MNKFNIIFIGALVSMLISCGAALASEKVTLHTSPDHIAIGTTYDGTTLTASGTVPAGSEAVVRIMGEHKDTHFKKKGKALGFLWMNLGSVELHDIPDLFLIGTDAKTYASGGGAWKQLNLGFNSVKGNTDQLLFDEYIKLVSQEGLYEVQENVVTYSDAGNGLRNFTATIKLPSSLKKGAYTVELAAVQGDKVLGRSSTTITAELDGFPEILASIAFGHEIAYGVSAVIIAILAGLLMTVLFQDKGGVH is encoded by the coding sequence ATGAATAAATTTAATATAATATTTATTGGCGCACTGGTTTCAATGCTCATTTCATGTGGAGCAGCCCTTGCATCCGAAAAAGTAACATTGCACACAAGTCCCGATCACATTGCTATCGGAACAACTTATGATGGGACTACCCTCACTGCAAGTGGTACTGTACCTGCGGGGAGCGAAGCAGTAGTTAGAATTATGGGTGAACATAAGGACACCCATTTTAAAAAGAAAGGTAAGGCTCTCGGATTCTTATGGATGAATCTAGGGTCCGTGGAACTTCATGATATTCCGGACCTGTTCCTTATCGGCACCGATGCCAAAACATACGCTTCCGGCGGGGGCGCATGGAAACAGCTCAATCTTGGTTTTAATTCAGTAAAAGGAAATACTGATCAGCTCCTGTTTGATGAATACATCAAACTCGTCAGTCAGGAAGGACTGTATGAAGTGCAGGAAAATGTTGTAACCTACAGTGATGCCGGCAATGGTTTGCGGAATTTTACCGCAACAATCAAGCTGCCCTCTTCGCTGAAAAAAGGTGCCTATACCGTTGAACTGGCAGCTGTACAGGGCGATAAGGTTCTCGGCAGGTCCTCAACAACAATAACTGCCGAACTGGACGGATTCCCTGAAATTCTTGCCTCGATCGCCTTCGGACATGAGATTGCTTATGGAGTCTCTGCGGTTATTATCGCAATTCTGGCCGGTCTGTTAATGACCGTGCTCTTTCAAGATAAAGGCGGAGTCCATTAG
- a CDS encoding response regulator — translation MNTSKTSILILDDEPIVSKRLHPALEKKGYEVESFIDSSKALERIHQRNFDIVVTDLKMDGVDGMQFMTEVKSLSPDTEVIIITGFATMETAKESIRKGIFDFLAKPFKLGEIQEVIRLADEKIKKAKLSKQA, via the coding sequence ATGAACACCTCAAAAACAAGTATTCTGATTCTTGATGACGAACCGATCGTCAGTAAAAGGCTCCATCCTGCTCTGGAAAAAAAGGGCTATGAGGTGGAAAGCTTCATAGACAGCAGCAAAGCTCTGGAAAGAATCCACCAACGTAATTTCGATATTGTGGTCACTGACCTCAAGATGGATGGAGTGGACGGGATGCAGTTTATGACTGAAGTAAAAAGCCTCTCTCCCGACACCGAGGTGATAATCATCACCGGATTTGCGACCATGGAAACAGCAAAGGAATCCATACGCAAAGGAATTTTCGATTTTCTCGCCAAACCCTTCAAACTTGGAGAGATTCAGGAAGTAATCAGGTTGGCTGACGAAAAAATAAAGAAAGCCAAACTGTCAAAACAGGCTTAA
- a CDS encoding universal stress protein, protein MNKALIPVEMTLASNIALRYACQKSDIIGVGLQPIHIEEPDHKSHSSETGWIRKSWESGLKQAGMEQVRQILQNEELDCFIMPQPIVEVGDRADILLRELRLGGYNLFIEGEISNFNTGEFRKKLRSKLYRKMPCPVLVVKNLIKSDRVAIVVDSRTDLQSMIDQFCGLLPDKQIDFDLCVYSLDDFSQEKQPEDIIKSAKTILAGHGQTPQRAFTLLTAPEKAAPSLHDYGMIVSAVDRNSTRKSPLIEVLARVSSPLFLCWTYSAGRS, encoded by the coding sequence ATGAATAAAGCGTTAATTCCGGTGGAAATGACTCTGGCATCCAATATTGCCCTGCGATATGCCTGCCAAAAATCGGATATCATCGGAGTCGGTCTACAACCCATACATATTGAGGAACCGGATCATAAGTCGCACTCGTCTGAAACCGGCTGGATTCGCAAATCATGGGAATCAGGCCTTAAGCAGGCCGGTATGGAACAAGTCCGCCAGATTCTTCAAAACGAGGAACTGGACTGCTTCATCATGCCCCAGCCCATTGTGGAAGTGGGAGACAGGGCAGATATACTTTTACGCGAACTCCGGTTGGGTGGATATAATCTGTTCATCGAAGGTGAAATCTCAAATTTCAATACCGGTGAATTCCGCAAGAAACTGCGCTCCAAATTATACAGGAAGATGCCTTGCCCGGTTCTTGTTGTAAAAAACCTTATCAAATCTGACCGGGTGGCTATCGTTGTTGATTCCAGAACAGACTTACAATCCATGATTGATCAATTCTGCGGATTACTGCCTGACAAACAGATAGATTTTGACCTCTGTGTCTACAGTCTGGATGACTTCAGTCAGGAAAAACAGCCGGAGGACATCATTAAAAGCGCTAAAACAATACTTGCCGGACATGGACAGACTCCGCAAAGGGCATTTACCTTGTTGACTGCTCCTGAAAAAGCGGCTCCTTCACTCCATGATTATGGCATGATCGTTTCTGCCGTGGATCGTAATTCCACCCGTAAATCACCTCTTATCGAGGTTCTGGCCCGTGTATCCAGTCCCCTTTTTCTGTGTTGGACATACTCTGCCGGGAGGTCATAA
- a CDS encoding PEP/pyruvate-binding domain-containing protein, which translates to MHSKLGGDYIFDTQYLRMATQDMEDLVRRLIGALDSMTPGKYIELYSSLGEISKNIQHELAGQPALPDRLMIAFSETTPKDYDLVGAKSYNLARISNLLEIKTPAGISITTRACKEYMESNGFNKIISAIKHECMDGDKPLDQASAEISELILSGTIPPEVRKTLNEVRDQLSLNSEKGLGLAVRSSAWGEDGNNSFAGIYESLINVRPDRLHEAYRTVLAAIYSPAAIRYRRRLNYRTRETLMAVSFQTMVDAKCSGVVYTLSPTAPRDNTVIISSAWGLGSAIVAGESATDQFSVSREKPYEQLAVSIQRKEKALRINPAGPGTVEETVPEHLQTRSSLSSEEIKILVKTALRLEQYFKKPQDIEFAFDQDGELIILQSRPLRIQSPVDEPCASLIEELNNREKIISGKGDVAQQGIASGKVFIARNDSCLNDFPNGAILVVHHSSPSYAAILPRAGGLITDVGSPLGHLATIAREYRVPALLNTENATKILSEGQIITMDAEQKTVYAGILHELHLYQAKSESIDETYEYRLLRRILRQVEPLNLFDPADSNFNPAGCETFHDITRFVHEKAVEELIEINIGTSLDSSSPNGRLKLPVPLDLTIIDIGGGLKNIESEMDSGRFNRKTIEQDQVASAPMTAFIEGVTMAGVWQSSPVPVDFSSFMSSMTRTVSPQHADSTNIGRNLAVISDNYSHISLHLGYHFTIINCYVSENPADNYVYFRFAGGVTDAERRSRRARFLSEVLARLDFSITVRDDLVIARAKKISADDIMYRMMVMGILVAYSRQLDVSMINDSSIESYANDFDELIKNRIQTTIGG; encoded by the coding sequence ATGCACAGCAAACTCGGTGGTGATTATATTTTTGACACCCAGTATCTGCGCATGGCGACTCAGGATATGGAAGATCTTGTACGCAGACTTATCGGCGCACTGGATTCCATGACCCCAGGCAAGTATATTGAATTATACAGTTCCCTAGGAGAGATTTCCAAGAACATCCAGCACGAGCTCGCAGGGCAACCGGCTCTTCCAGACAGGTTGATGATTGCGTTCAGTGAAACAACACCAAAGGACTATGATCTGGTCGGAGCTAAAAGTTATAATCTGGCCCGCATATCCAATTTGCTGGAAATCAAAACTCCGGCAGGAATTTCCATCACCACCAGAGCGTGTAAAGAATATATGGAGTCCAACGGCTTCAACAAAATTATTTCCGCCATCAAACACGAATGCATGGATGGAGATAAACCGCTTGATCAGGCCTCAGCGGAGATTTCCGAATTAATCCTTTCCGGTACAATTCCACCCGAAGTGCGCAAGACCCTAAACGAAGTCAGGGATCAACTTTCCCTCAACTCGGAAAAAGGTTTAGGTCTTGCTGTACGCAGCAGTGCGTGGGGGGAAGACGGAAATAATTCTTTTGCGGGAATCTATGAAAGCCTGATCAATGTCCGGCCCGACAGACTGCATGAGGCATACCGGACTGTACTGGCCGCCATATATTCACCCGCTGCCATAAGATACCGCCGCAGGCTGAATTACAGGACCAGAGAAACTCTGATGGCCGTATCCTTTCAGACAATGGTCGATGCCAAATGCAGCGGGGTTGTTTATACTCTTTCACCGACCGCCCCCCGGGACAACACTGTCATTATAAGTTCAGCCTGGGGACTCGGATCAGCCATTGTTGCCGGGGAATCGGCAACGGACCAGTTCTCCGTCTCCAGAGAAAAGCCGTATGAACAGCTGGCTGTGTCCATCCAGCGCAAAGAAAAGGCGCTGCGGATAAATCCCGCTGGTCCGGGTACAGTTGAGGAGACAGTCCCCGAACACCTTCAGACCCGGTCCAGTCTCAGCTCAGAAGAAATAAAAATACTGGTTAAGACCGCCCTGCGTCTGGAACAATATTTTAAAAAACCGCAGGATATTGAGTTCGCCTTTGACCAAGACGGAGAACTCATAATCCTGCAAAGCCGCCCCCTGCGGATACAGTCACCGGTTGATGAGCCTTGTGCGTCACTAATCGAAGAACTGAACAACCGGGAAAAAATCATTTCCGGAAAAGGGGATGTAGCTCAGCAGGGAATTGCTTCGGGAAAAGTATTTATAGCGCGTAATGATTCATGTTTAAACGACTTTCCCAATGGGGCCATTCTGGTTGTCCACCACTCGTCGCCTTCGTATGCCGCCATTCTTCCCCGTGCGGGAGGCTTGATAACAGACGTGGGTTCCCCTCTCGGGCATCTGGCAACTATTGCCCGCGAATATCGCGTCCCTGCGCTTCTTAACACTGAAAATGCGACAAAAATTCTATCCGAAGGCCAGATTATAACCATGGATGCGGAGCAGAAAACCGTTTATGCCGGGATTCTCCATGAATTACATCTTTATCAGGCCAAGAGTGAAAGCATCGATGAAACCTACGAATATCGTTTACTCAGAAGGATTCTCAGGCAGGTGGAACCGCTCAATTTATTCGATCCTGCAGACAGCAATTTTAATCCTGCGGGATGCGAAACATTCCATGACATCACCCGTTTCGTTCATGAGAAAGCTGTAGAAGAACTGATTGAAATCAATATCGGAACTTCGCTTGACTCATCTTCACCCAATGGACGGCTGAAATTACCTGTCCCTCTGGATTTGACAATTATTGATATCGGGGGCGGATTAAAAAACATCGAGTCCGAAATGGACTCAGGCCGGTTCAACAGAAAAACAATAGAACAGGATCAGGTCGCGTCAGCTCCAATGACAGCTTTTATCGAGGGGGTCACTATGGCCGGAGTATGGCAGTCGTCCCCTGTTCCTGTTGACTTTTCAAGTTTTATGTCCAGCATGACCCGGACAGTTTCACCACAGCATGCGGACTCCACAAACATCGGGCGTAATCTGGCTGTTATTTCAGACAATTACTCCCACATAAGTCTGCATCTTGGTTATCACTTCACTATCATAAACTGTTACGTAAGTGAGAATCCGGCAGACAACTACGTATACTTCCGCTTTGCAGGAGGTGTAACCGATGCTGAAAGGCGTTCACGGAGAGCCAGATTCCTGAGCGAAGTTCTTGCCCGTCTGGATTTCTCAATTACCGTCAGGGATGATCTTGTCATCGCACGAGCCAAAAAAATCAGTGCTGATGACATTATGTATCGTATGATGGTCATGGGGATACTGGTTGCATACAGCAGACAGCTGGATGTTTCCATGATCAATGACTCCAGTATCGAAAGTTATGCAAACGATTTTGATGAACTAATAAAAAATCGCATTCAAACAACAATCGGAGGGTGA
- a CDS encoding DUF4347 domain-containing protein encodes MTLDIMLLEERIVLDGAAVDTVAEQIIETQETNEIPDHAEYIHAGAQDANPVEASVSQTETETQGAPRLEVVVIDSAVEDKQAILNSVSDDMTVIVLESGQGLSRVSDLLADMTDIDALHIISHGESNQITLGGEVIASGNLGDHANELLSWQDAFSADADILLYGCNVADSTEADEFLGRIAALTGADVSASDDPTGAENLGGDWELEVKSGSVETDEIVVADYDGTLDTPAMSGTDTTLTAFKGQATAVDPGLTINGSGNITNATVALNNYKAGDSLSFTSMHGIAGNFNTTTGVLTLSGTATAENWQELLRTVVFSTSSNDLATNRAATFTLGNMISMEVNGKTHYYELVTSTATVADALSDAESRNYFGLQGYLATVTSVAENNLLGSMFEGMAWISATDDPNQGVGASEGNFYWFSGPEKGEQFWSGGAPSLGGVSFGGMYANWVGDEPNHMGPENHTVFVCADPGFTRGWYDVPGSQSKQYIVEYGGMPGEQELNLSHSRTIDVITNTAPSTGTNTGLTVQEDASSTTITASMLATTDTEHGASEVTYTITDAPDKGTLKLNGADIGQNSTFTQADIANNRLSFTPAANAEGSDSFAFTVADSLGASSGPTTFNLTITPDNDAVTTTTPGNLNQTHGYNEGDASVALGDIEVADPDTGEQITATMTLADTSTGALTANDGASYTAGTGVWTITGTVAEVNTALANVAFNPVADNDSDTTISINITDGESAALTGTINLNVTSSNDAPTATNTTQTKTYNEGDTSVALDDIEVADPDTGEQITATLTLADTSTGALTANNGATYTAGTGVWTITGTVAEVNAALAAVSFTPATDNDTNTTISVNIKDGLEDGATAKTGTITLNVTGSNDAPTVTNTTQTKTYNEGDTSVALDDIQVADPDTGEQITATLTLADTSTGALTANDGATYTAGTGVWTITGTVANVNTALANVAFNPVADNDSDTTISINITDGESAAKTGTITLNVTSSNDAPTATNTTQTKTYNEGDASVALDNIEVTDPDTGEQITATLTLADTSTGSLTATSGNGENYTAETGVWTITGTVAEVNAALAAVSFTPATDNDTNTTISVNIKDGLEDGATAKTGTITLNVTGSNDAPTVTNTTQTKTYNEGDTSVALDDIEVADLDTDEQITATLTLADTSTGALTANDGATYTTGTGVWTITGTVAEVNAALAAVSFTPVSTNKSDTTIEINIADGGENGVAAKTGTIILDCIPAPTPTNPDNSATNTSGNETNPPITDQGKAEQQIKPDSPSGDNGPTGANPPESEFNTNTGEFASAAGEFDGPGEAYVDLAQVLNALGDGGDLIDPYSGPVSTDTDLSHVVRALQMAPSTMGGGFGGQADPLSVNTGLGTATAEASSSAENAAPRTEGTGFEQEGQTPGLTGQQNIQADIQSMSVAVEGLRFNSQQADFSVTSLEKAVNQLSELAKTGQVNEPEAMNEISDMADELTEICEKCASKGEDVSELLAKLNNVRQAMTN; translated from the coding sequence ATGACACTAGACATCATGTTGCTGGAAGAAAGAATCGTTCTGGACGGCGCGGCAGTGGATACCGTGGCCGAGCAAATAATCGAGACACAGGAAACGAACGAGATTCCGGACCACGCCGAATATATACACGCTGGAGCTCAGGATGCGAATCCCGTTGAAGCCTCAGTGTCTCAGACCGAAACCGAGACGCAGGGTGCTCCGCGTTTGGAAGTAGTTGTCATTGATTCCGCAGTAGAAGACAAACAGGCCATTCTCAATTCCGTGTCCGACGATATGACTGTTATTGTTCTTGAATCCGGTCAGGGCCTCTCCAGAGTTAGCGATCTGCTTGCCGACATGACCGATATCGACGCCCTGCACATCATTTCTCATGGTGAATCCAATCAGATCACACTGGGCGGGGAGGTCATCGCATCAGGCAATCTCGGAGATCACGCAAATGAACTGCTTTCATGGCAGGACGCTTTCAGCGCGGATGCCGATATTCTGCTTTACGGCTGCAACGTGGCTGACTCGACCGAGGCTGACGAGTTTCTGGGCCGCATAGCGGCATTGACCGGCGCGGACGTATCAGCCTCGGACGACCCCACCGGAGCTGAAAACCTTGGCGGCGATTGGGAATTGGAAGTCAAGTCCGGTTCCGTGGAAACGGATGAAATCGTTGTTGCGGATTATGACGGGACCTTAGATACACCGGCCATGAGCGGAACAGACACGACTCTCACGGCATTCAAGGGTCAAGCCACGGCTGTGGATCCCGGTTTGACCATTAACGGAAGCGGCAACATCACTAACGCTACAGTTGCACTCAACAACTATAAGGCCGGCGACTCCCTCTCATTTACCTCCATGCATGGGATTGCAGGAAATTTTAACACGACTACGGGTGTACTGACTCTGTCCGGGACTGCTACTGCCGAAAACTGGCAGGAACTGCTCCGCACTGTCGTTTTTTCAACTTCATCAAACGACCTCGCCACCAACCGGGCGGCCACATTTACGTTAGGCAATATGATCTCGATGGAAGTCAACGGCAAGACACATTACTATGAACTGGTAACGTCCACCGCCACAGTTGCCGATGCACTCAGCGATGCAGAAAGCCGGAACTACTTTGGATTGCAGGGCTATCTTGCCACCGTCACCTCTGTAGCAGAAAACAACCTGCTGGGCAGTATGTTTGAAGGCATGGCATGGATCTCCGCTACCGATGATCCTAATCAGGGAGTTGGTGCATCAGAAGGAAATTTCTACTGGTTTTCTGGTCCGGAAAAGGGAGAACAGTTCTGGTCCGGTGGGGCCCCCAGTCTCGGGGGAGTTTCGTTCGGGGGCATGTATGCCAACTGGGTCGGTGACGAACCGAACCATATGGGTCCGGAGAATCACACCGTATTTGTTTGCGCCGATCCAGGTTTCACTCGCGGGTGGTACGATGTCCCGGGAAGTCAGTCCAAACAGTATATTGTCGAATACGGCGGCATGCCGGGCGAACAGGAATTGAACCTCTCTCATTCCCGGACTATTGACGTCATCACCAACACGGCCCCGAGCACCGGAACGAATACAGGGTTGACTGTGCAGGAAGACGCTTCCTCCACAACCATAACTGCGTCCATGCTTGCTACCACCGATACCGAGCATGGGGCAAGCGAAGTAACCTATACCATCACCGACGCTCCAGACAAGGGAACGCTGAAACTGAACGGCGCGGATATCGGCCAGAACAGCACCTTCACCCAAGCTGATATCGCAAACAACAGGCTGAGCTTCACGCCCGCCGCAAACGCCGAAGGCTCGGACAGCTTCGCCTTCACCGTAGCCGACTCCTTAGGAGCATCATCCGGCCCCACAACCTTCAACCTGACCATTACCCCGGACAATGACGCTGTTACAACCACGACCCCCGGCAATCTGAACCAGACACACGGTTACAATGAAGGAGATGCATCGGTTGCTCTGGGCGACATAGAAGTCGCGGACCCGGACACGGGCGAACAGATCACCGCAACTATGACTCTGGCCGACACCTCAACCGGCGCGCTTACGGCCAATGACGGAGCCTCTTACACCGCCGGAACCGGAGTATGGACAATAACCGGAACCGTGGCCGAGGTGAACACGGCACTGGCAAACGTGGCGTTCAACCCGGTTGCCGACAACGATTCCGATACCACCATCTCCATAAATATTACGGATGGAGAATCCGCCGCACTGACCGGCACCATCAACCTGAACGTCACCAGCTCCAATGACGCCCCCACAGCCACCAACACGACCCAGACCAAAACCTATAACGAAGGCGACACCTCGGTTGCTCTGGACGACATAGAAGTCGCGGACCCGGACACGGGCGAACAGATCACCGCAACTCTGACTCTGGCCGACACCTCAACCGGCGCGCTCACGGCCAATAACGGTGCCACGTACACAGCCGGAACCGGCGTATGGACAATAACCGGAACCGTGGCCGAGGTAAATGCTGCCCTTGCAGCTGTATCTTTTACTCCGGCAACCGACAATGACACAAACACAACTATTTCCGTAAACATCAAGGATGGTCTGGAAGACGGCGCAACCGCCAAGACCGGCACCATAACCCTGAACGTTACCGGCTCCAATGACGCCCCAACAGTCACCAACACGACCCAGACCAAAACCTATAACGAAGGAGACACCTCGGTTGCCTTGGATGACATACAAGTCGCGGACCCGGACACGGGCGAACAGATAACCGCAACCCTGACTCTGGCCGACACATCAACCGGCGCGCTCACGGCCAATGACGGTGCCACGTACACAGCCGGAACCGGCGTGTGGACAATAACCGGAACCGTGGCCAACGTGAACACGGCACTGGCAAACGTGGCGTTCAATCCGGTTGCCGACAACGATTCCGATACCACCATCTCCATAAATATTACGGATGGAGAATCCGCCGCCAAGACCGGCACCATAACCCTGAACGTCACCAGCTCCAATGACGCCCCCACAGCCACAAACACGACCCAGACCAAAACCTATAACGAAGGCGACGCCTCGGTTGCTCTGGACAATATAGAGGTCACAGACCCGGACACGGGCGAACAGATCACCGCAACTCTGACTCTGGCCGACACCTCAACCGGATCCCTCACCGCCACATCCGGCAATGGGGAAAACTACACTGCGGAGACGGGAGTATGGACAATAACCGGAACCGTGGCCGAAGTTAACGCGGCACTTGCAGCAGTATCTTTTACTCCGGCAACCGACAATGACACAAACACTACTATTTCCGTAAACATCAAGGATGGTCTGGAAGACGGCGCAACCGCCAAGACCGGCACCATAACCCTGAACGTTACCGGCTCAAATGACGCTCCCACAGTCACCAACACGACCCAGACCAAAACATATAACGAAGGCGACACCTCGGTTGCTCTGGACGACATAGAAGTCGCGGACCTGGACACGGACGAACAGATCACCGCAACCCTGACTCTGGCCGACACCTCAACCGGCGCGCTTACGGCCAATGACGGAGCCACGTACACAACCGGAACCGGCGTGTGGACAATCACCGGAACCGTGGCCGAGGTAAATGCTGCCCTTGCAGCTGTATCTTTTACTCCGGTATCCACCAACAAATCCGATACCACCATCGAGATAAATATTGCTGATGGAGGAGAAAACGGAGTTGCCGCCAAAACCGGAACCATTATTCTGGATTGCATTCCGGCCCCGACGCCAACCAACCCGGACAATTCTGCAACCAATACTTCTGGAAATGAAACAAATCCCCCAATCACTGATCAGGGCAAAGCTGAGCAGCAGATCAAGCCCGATTCTCCCAGTGGAGATAACGGCCCGACCGGTGCCAATCCCCCTGAGTCAGAGTTTAATACGAATACCGGGGAATTTGCTTCTGCAGCAGGGGAATTCGACGGTCCCGGAGAGGCCTACGTCGACCTTGCGCAGGTCCTCAACGCGCTGGGCGACGGGGGAGACTTGATCGATCCCTACAGCGGCCCGGTCAGCACTGACACGGACCTGAGCCATGTGGTGCGCGCCCTGCAGATGGCACCTTCTACAATGGGAGGCGGTTTCGGAGGACAGGCCGATCCCTTGAGCGTTAATACCGGACTGGGTACGGCAACAGCAGAAGCTTCTTCCTCTGCTGAGAATGCTGCACCCCGAACCGAAGGAACCGGTTTTGAGCAGGAAGGCCAGACACCCGGATTGACCGGACAGCAAAACATTCAAGCCGATATCCAGAGCATGTCTGTTGCTGTGGAGGGACTGCGTTTCAATTCACAACAGGCTGATTTTTCCGTGACGTCACTGGAAAAAGCCGTCAACCAGCTTTCAGAACTTGCCAAAACAGGTCAGGTCAATGAGCCCGAAGCCATGAACGAAATTTCGGACATGGCCGACGAATTGACTGAAATCTGTGAGAAATGCGCCAGCAAAGGTGAGGATGTAAGCGAACTGCTGGCAAAACTCAATAATGTAAGACAGGCTATGACCAACTAG